The Microaerobacter geothermalis nucleotide sequence TATATGGCAATACAACAAAATCTTCCTTTGCCAATATTTCCGTTGCTTTGATGGTTTCATAATTGTCAGGGAGCAGGTATTTTTGATCAGAGATCACCTCTATTTTTATCCAGTTTCCCATTCCAGCGGCTCTAGCAATCCTGGCAATTCTTATGGCTTCTTCTGCGTTTCTTGCACCTGATGTATTAGGAAGTAAAATCACATCTTTGGGAATGTAATTTAAAATGTTTTCTTCACGCGAATCAAAATCAACTCTTCGCAGCGCAACCGTTATAACCTGGGAGTTAGATCTCTTGATAACTTCAGGGATGATGGTATGCTTAGAGAACTTTCCCGTACCAATAAATAATCGGTTTTCCAATTCTTTTCCTCCGATGACAAGGCGATCGTTCATTTTCTTGCCCCCTTAATTCGATAATTTATCTGTATATTTTACCTCCGGACTCTCTAAATTCTTTTGATTTTTCCTCCATCCCTTCGTGTATAGCTGAATCGGGTTCAAGGCCTTTTTCTTTCGCGTATTGTCGGATATCCTGTGTAATTCGCATGCTGCAAAATTTGGGGCCGCACATAGAACAGAAGTGGGCTGTTTTTGCTCCTTCTGCCGGGAGAGTTTCATCATGGTACTCCATGGCTCTTTCCGGGTCAAGGGATAGATTAAATTGATCTTTCCAACGAAATTCAAAACGGGCCTTGGAAAGGGCATCATCACGAATTTGTGCTCCAGGATGTCCTTTTGCCAGATCAGCGGCATGGGCAGCAATCTTGTAAGCAATCACTCCTTCTCTTACATCGTTTTTATTCGGCAGTCCAAGGTGTTCCTTAGGGGTTACATAACAAAGCATGGCGGTGCCAAACCAGCCGATCATGGCAGCTCCTATGGCTGATGTAATGTGGTCGTAACCCGGGGCAATATCTGTTGTAAGGGGGCCCAGTGTGTAGAAGGGGGCTTCATGGCAAATTTTCTGCTGCAGATCTACATTTTCTTTAATTTTGTGCATGGGAACATGCCCTGGACCTTCGATCATCACCTGTACATCGTGTTTCCAGGCAATCTGGGTAAGCTCTCCAAGGGTTTCCAATTCTGCAAATTGTGCTTCATCATTGGCATCGGCAATGGATCCCGGTCGAAGGCCATCCCCTAATGAAACCGCTACATCATATGTTTTCAAAATTTCACAAATTTCTTCAAAGTGAGTGTATAGGAAGTTTTCTTGATGATGGGCCAAACACCAGGCAGCCATAATGGAACCGCCTCGGGAGACAATTCCCGTAACCCGCTTTGCAGTCAAAGGGATGTATCTTAACAACACCCCTGCGTGAATTGTAAAGTAATCAACACCCTGCTCCGCTTGTTCAATCAATGTGTCCCGATAAATTTCCCAA carries:
- a CDS encoding thiazole synthase encodes the protein MNDRLVIGGKELENRLFIGTGKFSKHTIIPEVIKRSNSQVITVALRRVDFDSREENILNYIPKDVILLPNTSGARNAEEAIRIARIARAAGMGNWIKIEVISDQKYLLPDNYETIKATEILAKEDFVVLPYMSPDLMVAKKLQESGAAAVMPLGSPIGSNRGLKTKELIRILIDEINLPIIVDAGIGKPSDAAEAMEMGASAVLVNTAIATSGDPAAMAEAFHLSVKAGRLAYLSGLGTSSLKGEASSPLTGFLTKL
- the thiC gene encoding phosphomethylpyrimidine synthase ThiC; amino-acid sequence: MSKNQNQLNISFTSSFPGSQKVYVIGSRPDIKVPMREIQLHPTSGLNGEVKNPPVRVYDTSGPYTEPEYDVDVHRGLPVLRRNWILERSDTEEYEGREIKPEDNGFNVDDPRANQEVYPGLKRRPLKAKQGKNVTQMHYARRGLITPEMEFIAIREGVSPEFVREEVARGRAIIPANINHPESEPMIIGRNFYTKINANIGNSAVTSSIEEEVEKMTWAIRWGADTIMDLSTGKNIHTTREWIIRNSPVPVGTVPIYQALEKVGGKAEDLTWEIYRDTLIEQAEQGVDYFTIHAGVLLRYIPLTAKRVTGIVSRGGSIMAAWCLAHHQENFLYTHFEEICEILKTYDVAVSLGDGLRPGSIADANDEAQFAELETLGELTQIAWKHDVQVMIEGPGHVPMHKIKENVDLQQKICHEAPFYTLGPLTTDIAPGYDHITSAIGAAMIGWFGTAMLCYVTPKEHLGLPNKNDVREGVIAYKIAAHAADLAKGHPGAQIRDDALSKARFEFRWKDQFNLSLDPERAMEYHDETLPAEGAKTAHFCSMCGPKFCSMRITQDIRQYAKEKGLEPDSAIHEGMEEKSKEFRESGGKIYR